CTCTCGAAAATAATAGAAgtcctttttatacccaccatcaaaaaccAACCTGATGCAGGAATAACAGGTCCATTTTTCCAGCTCATGCAGGAGCGGACTACCCAATTTCAAGGTCTAGGTTAGAATAtctccaggttagaatgtctctTCATCTCATTAAAACACAGCCGATGTAGTCTATAGAGATGTTTACACCAAGATTTACTGTAGGTGATCCGTAGCATCTCAACCAGTGCACATCCATTTATTAGGCCAAGATATCAGCCTGGATAACGCTGCATTGATCCGGCAGCCTGAAACTAACACCCTTCGGGGAATTTAAAAGACACCACCCACCATCCCTGCAGGTTAATCTGCATAGATCTTGAACGTGATGGGAACAGAAAGTAGTCTATCGAAAACGAAATAAGTTTACAATAGTCAAAATTCACATGAATGTTGTCGCATGACCAGTATTTACATGTTTCCGTAGCCATTCAATATGTATCATAACAATTTTTCACCGTGATATGAGTTCCGTCCACCATAGAATATTacgcaataaaatttttttttaaaatatttccaaaattttgtttgcataAATTGTACAAATTCCAGAACTTTGTATCCGAGATATTTGAAGGAATATTTGCTAAATTTCGAAAGTATTCGTCGCCGATAAATTCTGTTTGTACTCAAAAGTATATAGAAAGTATTTCTGAACCAGTTCTTATGACTATATCTCATAAATTCAAACTAAATGTAGGTTAGTAGATTAtctgggggcttcggaaaaccCATTTCAACCATGGCACGGTAATGACTTTATAGTGTCTCAAaggaatatttgaaattaattacaaatggaataacAAAACTAATACCTATCTACTCCTATCACTCATGTTGAAATGTTTGCCAAATTTGGGCACCTATGATCCAGTTATTagggatttaaaaaataacgtttttcgtatattatttctaagtaaattaaaataacatttattacaaaatttttatgaacACATTCTCTTATATTGCAGTATAATGGAGAAAATTGTTCTTCATATAATGATGTCTTGCATAAAAATTGGCTCATTGTATTCGTTGTACTTTAAATACCAGAACATTAAAAAACGCATTCATAGATTTGTGTTTGAGGTAATTAAAATATACAGTTTTTACTCACATCAATGGtattataataacaatttaaaattattttataacctTTACAGCTGGtgcaagaaaaattaaaaaggatGAACAAAGAGGTAGTAAATTCAACTGAAGTGGCTGAAAATACTATGGAATCGATCAAAAAAAATCCCAACATCTTTATAGACCAGGCCATTGAAATTTatcagaaacaaaaattttcatttaatgatATCATAGTGGAATCGAACAACATTGTTACAGCTGTAAGTTACTTGATATTTTCTGTTGctctttataatttaaaatttctttgacAGTCATTTGAAACAACAGGCAATGGTATACTATCCGCTCTTGTAATGTTGGCTACACATCCCGAAGTACAGGAGCGACTTTACGAtgaaattatcaatattttccCGGAAAAAGACTTTGAAATGGAGTACGAACATCTGGAACAATTGCCATATTTAGACATGATTATTAATGAAACCCTACGATTGGCTCCATCTATACCTCTAATTGGACGTCATGTTACAAAAGACATGCCTCTAACTAAGGATCTTGTATTGCCGAAGGATATACAGGTGATAATGTCGATATTCCATGTTCATCGGCGAAAAGACATCTGGGGTCCGAATGCAAACAGTTTTGATCCCGACAATTTTCTTCCGGAAAATATGGCTGGCAAACATGCATATGCTTATATCCCATTTTCGAAAGGCACACGTAATTGCATCGGTAAGTTTAGCAACCATGTTATAATTAAAAGACTTGTTACAATATAACATTCTCATCTAGGTTGGCGTTATGCTTTATTCGCAATGAAAGTAATTATAGTTGGAATCATTCGCAATTATCGGCTGTCAACGACTACCAAATATGAGGACATCGAATTCACATATCACATTGCCTTGAAATACTTGAATGAACCATCATTTAAAATACACCGGCGTAATTGATAATAAACCCTTTGTAAATTtagattaagtttaaatacgGCTCACATACATTTTAAAGATTGCAAGCCGTAACATATTAATGACATAAGAACTAAAACTTTATTACTGTAATGAATCTACTGCAAAGTTTACTTTAAATCACCTACAATTTTGCTTGTGTAAAATTAGTTTGTAAGTGGtaaacatacacaaatataaataaaaatatttttacatcatATATAGCTTATAGTCGACTAGTACGGtgttctttttagttttttttttgtaatcggGCCATGGTTTCACCCCATATAAATGTTCTTAAGGAATTGTGGGCAGGAAAAAgggaaacatattttatatgaaaataaaaaaatttcttcattCACCTGCaataaatatttccttaaaaatcctataaaagtcatataatttttgaaatatcccAATATAAATAACAgtgttgcaagaaaaacaagtaagaaagaaagcccgaccatgtaatgccctttttttcttttaaatttcagtaatttattttcgtgaatgattttcggaagagggccttatatgggagttatgatttatgtcgtgtgatttatgtctacatgaatgttatttttgttgaattttatgcacataccaacatttttaagaaatttatgctcgttaaagtgattatcggaagcaggccttatatgggagctatgactaattatggaccgatcatcataaaattattatatatagaacttatttggagcgataTTTGTGtgacatttatgaccgataatgtccaatttcgggaggacatttgtatgggggctaggtgaaataatggaccgatttcagccagtttcaaaagACTTCGTCCTTAGATCGAAAATTTTGTAGCAATATCTTAAAAACCGCgatctgtactttgcgcacaaggtttacttgTACAGCTAGGCTCTTAtctttttacatagtttggctgaaaatggtcggtattggattagtgggcgtgacacattccatacaaagtaaatagtaacTTTAGAATATCTGAAGAATTATAATagtgaaagtcttcaaactttacactattcaatttcttatcacagcatgaggtttaaccaaaaattttaggcaccatataaagaaaatagttatttctaaatatcttgagaactataattgaaagattattcaaactttgtccaaatagttcacttatattttatatagattCAATCCCTGGCAGAagacgaaaaatttaaatcatggttttcgagtttttaaaaaaattaacctccctctaaacaatccatccaagaagcCCCTGACCAATCCTCCAcctggaaaagaggataacatcatggaAAAGGTCAGGCAGACCGCCTCCCACCCCCTGGAAGAAAAAGGTTGCTATCAAAAGATCAGCAAGTttccccaccactacaccaaatacactAGGCTACGACAAATGGCAGCACCATTATCCTAcaccagctacagcagaccaatcatctacttagctggatcaagaaccgattaacgaaactgacacaaggcaataataacaatcgATTGAATCCCTATTGCAACATCATACATGTATCCGAagacccgctacagcagaccaatcatctacttagccgaaacaacaaccgtttaaactgatacaaacaataacactcgatttaatggcaacaccgtacatggagacgcacgatactccaataattaGGAAGGACAGTGCCAATCTACATGGTAAATACGCGAAAAACAACTACTTAAAACaattcgtataagatggagatgctttgtggaagccaaatgcccccaagtcgggtaatggaaaaaaattgtatatagattggctgaaaattaTCGGAATTGGATTAGAGGGCGTTAATATAGAATACctaactttgtatgaatcaatttcttatcactgttCGTAGTTTAGCTTAAAATGGTTtggatcggaacagtgggtgtgggcactttccatacaaagtacatagtcaattttgaatatctggataacgaaaattgcaagattcttcaaactttttctgacaatttattttttataattttatgtaatttgttTGACAATGGGTGGGTTATTATAAGTGGACATGGAACCtcacatacaaaataattaaatatcaaatatttttaagctttGTATGAATcactttcatatatttttacgATGTTTGGAGCTTAGTGGGAATGTTCccttttttataatgaaaatagtTCAATATCTGGAGTctatagttattttcgaatatcaagtgaactgcaTGCAATTGTGTGTTGATGTCAGTGTATTGCTATGACAAACATTAAAGGGATCGTGctcctcccatacaaagtaaatatttattatcgaatatctggataaTAGTGACATTCTCAAAACTTTACAtgagttattttattgctattgtACGTAGTCGCGAATAAAAA
The nucleotide sequence above comes from Calliphora vicina chromosome 1, idCalVici1.1, whole genome shotgun sequence. Encoded proteins:
- the LOC135948855 gene encoding probable cytochrome P450 313a4, which produces MEQVQDTKDLIKTLLLTAFISLWLYWMWSRQHFYRFAIKFPGCFGYPVIGSFDTIKNFKSILQGLSTLFERCKSNTICVWMGFYPTVVSTDPEFIEKILSSPELLNKAKSLYNPVYQAFQGGIISSPVSVWQHNRKMINPSFHHKVLVSFLPVFHKGKNVLLSKMEHMVDNGEYKLSDIIQRITLGISVETTMGKTMGPGDQVDEEVISNFRFIMEKIVLHIMMSCIKIGSLYSLYFKYQNIKKRIHRFVFELVQEKLKRMNKEVVNSTEVAENTMESIKKNPNIFIDQAIEIYQKQKFSFNDIIVESNNIVTASFETTGNGILSALVMLATHPEVQERLYDEIINIFPEKDFEMEYEHLEQLPYLDMIINETLRLAPSIPLIGRHVTKDMPLTKDLVLPKDIQVIMSIFHVHRRKDIWGPNANSFDPDNFLPENMAGKHAYAYIPFSKGTRNCIGWRYALFAMKVIIVGIIRNYRLSTTTKYEDIEFTYHIALKYLNEPSFKIHRRN